CGCCGTCGGCATCGGAGAGCAGCGGGTAGTCGAAACGCTGCTGTTCGGCGAACTTGGCCTGTTTGTCGACCGGATCGGTACTGATGCCCACCCGGGAGGCGCCGATGGCGGCGAACTCGCTGGCCAGGTCGCGGAAGTGACAGGCCTCCTTGGTGCACCCCGGCGTCATGGCTGCGGGGTAGAAGAACAGCACGATCGGACCGTCGGCCAGCAGCGCGGTCAGACTGCGGGCAGTACCGGTCTGGTCGGGCAGTTCGAACTCGGCCACCTGGTCGCCGGTCTTCAGATGAGTCACGGCTGCCCACGCTACGCCC
The sequence above is drawn from the Mycolicibacterium neoaurum VKM Ac-1815D genome and encodes:
- a CDS encoding peroxiredoxin, yielding MTHLKTGDQVAEFELPDQTGTARSLTALLADGPIVLFFYPAAMTPGCTKEACHFRDLASEFAAIGASRVGISTDPVDKQAKFAEQQRFDYPLLSDADGAVATAFGVKRGLLGKFMPVKRTTFVIDTDRRILDVISSELSMDTHADKALEVLRSR